From Toxorhynchites rutilus septentrionalis strain SRP chromosome 2, ASM2978413v1, whole genome shotgun sequence, a single genomic window includes:
- the LOC129766159 gene encoding uncharacterized protein LOC129766159 translates to MASKTTFQGVWLHDPEFSSWLKRIDTKLGCAYCSVCSCEIVLSNMGKQALKSHMKSKKHSQRTTAGNIFKYLMSDSHQTFEPGTSKNIGFSCARNDHPPVESVPTVAIPSVSSASILPPSKTIDKFMLKNDTIKAEILWCLETVMCHKSLRTAEKDMVVLRTMFHDSQIAEKVQLGRDKMSYMMLFGIAPYYKSELDKTLHNTNCIVVGFDESLNKTTKKQQMDLNVRFWDEEKKEVVTRYMTSMFLGRSRATDLHAAFKEGLGNIPLNKLLQVSMDGPNVNWSFLRELKMDFEHGEERLLDLGSCGLHILHGAFKEGVRCSGWNVTKYLRGIYHIFKDVPARRALFTSYSGSAVYPLKFCAHRWLENINVAQRAVEITPHIRKFVEGVQNDKIEPKSDSYVDVVECLKDPLLLAKLTFFKSVAAEVEPFLREFQTDNPMVPFLYNNLSQMARSILGRFMQIDQLKNITQVTIEEINEAKNHLPMKEIVLGFETRKVLKNSSKLTQKQILQFRLECKGFLKALILKLMKRSPLTYPVTKAASSLDPSVIDSDQKQELDNSFDFGRIWLRPTRDDDITEIPGLIPAKQTLLGLELMNSLQNSFQIAIMFLLVLTTYYYVIEVARTTPKSS, encoded by the exons ATGGCAAGCAAAACCACGTTCCAAGGCGTTTGGTTGCATGACCCGGAGTTTTCATCATGGTTGAAACGAATTGACACTAAGCTAGGATGCGCATACTGTTCTGTATGTTCCTGTGAAATAGTTCTCAGCAACATGGGCAAACAGGCTCTCAAAAGTCATATGAAATCAAAGAAGCATAGTCAACGAACCACAGCcggaaatattttcaaatatctaatgagTGATTCACACCAAACGTTCGAACCAGGCACTTCCAAGAATATCGGATTCAGTTGTGCTAGAAATGATCATCCACCTGTGGAATCAGTACCTACTGTTGCGATTCCTTCAGTTTCCTCTGCGAGCATTCTACCTCCTTCGAAAACTATCGATAAATTCATGCTGAAAAACGATACCATCAAAGCTGAGATCCTGTGGTGTTTGGAAACAGTTATGTGTCACAAATCACTCCGCACAGCTGAAAAGGACATGGTAGTATTGAGAACAATGTTTCATGATAGCCAGATTGCTGAGAAGGTTCAACTAGGCCGTGATAAAATGAGCTACATGATGCTGTTTGGCATTGCCCCCTATTATAAATCTGAGCTCGATAAAACTCTGCATAATACAAACTGCATTGTCGTTGGTTTTGACGAGTCCTTAAATAAGACTACAAAAAAGCAGCAAATGGATCTAAATGTCAGATTTTGGGATGAAGAAAAGAAGGAGGTGGTAACTCGTTACATGACCTCAATGTTCTTGGGACGATCTCGAGCAACAGATTTACATGCAGCTTTTAAAGAAGGCCTGGGAAATATCCCTTTAAACAAGCTTCTTCAGGTGTCGATGGATGGTCCCAACGTGAATTGGTCATTTTTACGCGAGCTGAAAATGGActttgaacatggagaagaaaGGCTCTTGGATTTAGGTAGctgcggattgcatattttgcaCGGTGCATTCAAGGAAGGTGTTCGCTGCTCTGGATGGAATGTTACGAAGTACCTGCGAGGCATCTATCACATCTTCAAAGATGTTCCAGCACGACGCGCTTTATTCACATCGTATTCGGGAAGTGCTGTGTATCCACTGAAGTTTTGCGCTCACAGATGGTTGGAAAACATTAACGTAGCACAAAGAGCTGTGGAGATTACTCCTCATATAAGGAAGTTCGTTGAGGGTGTTCAGAATGacaaaattgaaccaaaatcaGATTCGTACGTCGATGTAGTTGAGTGTCTAAAAGATCCTCTACTGTTGGCTAAGTTGACCTTTTTCAAATCCGTTGCCGCTGAAGTAGAACCATTTTTGCGCGAGTTCCAAACGGATAATCCCATGGTGCCATTTTTGTATAACAATTTGAGTCAAATGGCTAGAAGTATATTGGGAAGATTCATGCAGATCGATCAGCTAAAGAACATCACTCAG GTAACAATAGAAGAGATCAATGAAGCCAAGAATCATTTACCAATGAAAGAGATTGTATTGGGTTTTGAaacaagaaaagttttaaaaaactcGTCAAAATTGACCCAAAAACAAATTCTGCAATTTCGTCTGGAATGCAAAGGATTTTTGAAAGCACTGATTCTAAagcttatgaagcgatcgccatTGACGTATCCTGTGACGAAAGCCGCATCCTCTCTTGACCCTTCAGTCATTGATTCCgatcaaaaacaggaa CTTGATAATAGTTTCGATTTTGGCAGGATCTGGTTGCGACCCACGAGAGACGATGATATAACCGAGATACCGGGTTTGATTCCGGCCAA
- the LOC129765259 gene encoding kinesin-like protein costa, which yields MDIPLKVVVRISSPEKQIPSVGANENSFPSNTSKATTAEHLEPNNEQDDTSKVGDDEELVSNGRTFRFARVYQSTTDLQYIYSESVAGITESVLEGYDFSVVSYGERESGKSYALYGNATCEGVVLYFIKDLFCLLNSHPERIYSIGVAWTEITSEGDVIDVLGAALMQCVAIEEIYSLLSLGLHNKNPENHNILSLILEQQWTALNGLNQHRQSTISFCDLNGTERDMVDGKGILRDSGLRKLEDIVYKRSEDYNESILTAFLKDSFGGRAQTMILLCIKHLDGEDSLMNLEFADKAQNIINHVVMNTFSDNNVPFVALAEDIHSGITQTNCDGLYFASQQWAKLLKNAESLFNKLFSTCELTQQERSQIEEWLYLKAECDECFSSTEMSINAGNQPARVCLGPIEEIDEGDEALQSSGKINTSEQCNSDNESESDIGTHLTDMTDRIQGYVKNFQLKTNNLINEKYKDFFRAHPKMIDDLNEDVRLQEKKKQMAPAHNPARRKSIYDGDSISSNELSLMSQLRSDSLTSLTPAPTASCKRVDTLNNNLRITVAGIESLHAQIEEVRRTISLKQKYISDLIENSETRYVAKSRFNKKKRNLEDEYEKAKKQLAKAVVNGASEEIVNHLENKTSQLEQRMEALEKIRYIAGESGQKKKKLQQSMKESQKQLEVLQKMLKKELDKKELIDKEIETVRKEKSSKMYAIQEINEGRSKIKNMNERISHIEHVLKEKSSNLKKYVNKKGTEKDSLRQEIMNLRRTRDHLLDQRCILDKKIREDKMPSYVEERKLVECDEAIEAIDAAIELKNELICGRKSIDTNESLQREKGEQMLMARLNKLSSDEMRTLLYKYFQKVVDLKESSRKLEMQFISLERERDAWEWQEKILTNTIRQTRLEKERSIIALQKQHETKLNIMLRHFAADTSASIGSSVPENALQPYNPNGEFVIPASSSRYHHHPLVLDSDSEPGHSHHAHPHSKHLAHFKPASVATAAAATVQPLVEKDRKNKLFSKLQVLTRYHGDKRKIFQSDIPQQNLKQLQISSRPSLTKVTREKNKIIIQSDSAK from the coding sequence ATGGATATTCCCCTGAAGGTGGTGGTACGAATATCTTCACCGGAAAAACAGATTCCATCGGTCGGAGCGAACGAAAATTCTTTTCCATCGAACACATCAAAGGCAACAACAGCGGAGCATCTCGAGCCAAACAACGAGCAGGACGACACTAGCAAGGTTGGGGACGATGAAGAGCTGGTCTCGAATGGACGAACGTTCCGTTTTGCTCGTGTCTATCAGAGCACGACCGATCTGCAGTACATTTACAGCGAGTCTGTCGCGGGAATCACGGAATCGGTGCTGGAAGGGTATGATTTTTCCGTTGTATCGTACGGGGAGAGGGAAAGTGGCAAAAGTTATGCGCTGTACGGGAATGCCACCTGCGAAGGGGTGGTGCTGTATTTTATCAAGGATCTGTTTTGTTTGCTGAATTCCCACCCGGAACGGATATACTCGATTGGGGTCGCTTGGACGGAGATTACGAGCGAGGGAGATGTTATCGATGTGTTGGGGGCCGCTCTAATGCAGTGTGTCGCTATCGAGGAGATCTACAGCTTGCTCAGCCTTGGGTTGCACAACAAGAATCCGGAGAATCACAACATATTGAGTTTGATTTTGGAGCAGCAGTGGACGGCGCTTAATGGGTTGAATCAGCACAGACAATCAACGATAAGTTTTTGTGATCTCAACGGAACCGAAAGGGACATGGTGGATGGTAAAGGTATACTCCGAGATTCGGGTTTGCGAAAGCTGGAAGATATTGTCTACAAACGCAGCGAGGATTATAATGAATCTATTTTGACGGCTTTCTTGAAGGATTCATTCGGTGGTAGAGCCCAAACAATGATTTTGCTGTGTATTAAACATCTCGATGGGGAGGACAGTCTTATGAATTTGGAGTTTGCAGACAAAGCTCAAAATATTATAAATCATGTAGTGATGAACACTTTCTCGGATAATAACGTACCGTTTGTGGCGTTGGCGGAAGACATTCACAGCGGAATAACTCAAACCAACTGCGATGGATTGTATTTCGCATCACAGCAATGggctaaattgttgaaaaacgCTGAGAGTCTTTTCAACAAACTTTTCAGCACTTGCGAGCTCACCCAGCAGGAACGAAGTCAAATTGAGGAATGGCTCTACCTGAAGGCAGAGTGCGATGAGTGTTTTAGTTCTACGGAGATGAGCATCAATGCGGGCAATCAACCGGCCCGGGTGTGTCTTGGACCCATCGAAGAGATAGACGAAGGCGATGAGGCACTTCAAAGCAGTGGAAAAATTAACACCAGCGAACAGTGCAATTCGGACAACGAAAGCGAGTCCGACATTGGAACTCATCTGACAGATATGACTGACCGCATTCAAGGATACGTTAAAAATTTTCAGCTTAAAACCAATAATCTGATCAATGAAAAGTACAAGGATTTCTTCCGAGCCCATCCTAAAATGATAGACGATCTCAACGAGGATGTTCGCCTGCAGGAGAAAAAGAAGCAAATGGCACCAGCTCATAATCCTGCTCGCAGAAAGTCCATCTACGATGGGGACTCGATTAGTAGCAACGAACTTTCGCTGATGTCACAGCTGCGCAGTGATTCGCTTACTTCGCTAACACCGGCACCGACGGCCAGCTGTAAACGGGTGGACACACTCAACAATAACCTCCGCATTACGGTGGCAGGAATCGAATCGCTTCATGCCCAAATCGAGGAAGTTCGCCGCACAATTTCGCTGAAGCAAAAATACATCAGCGATTTGATAGAGAACAGTGAAACACGGTACGTTGCCAAGTCGAGATTCAACAAAAAGAAACGCAATCTGGAGGATGAATATGAGAAAGCCAAGAAACAGCTTGCCAAAGCTGTTGTGAATGGGGCAAGCGAAGAGATTGTCAATCATCTTGAGAATAAGACGTCACAGTTAGAGCAAAGGATGGAAGCGTTGGAAAAGATTCGATACATCGCTGGGGAATCTGgccagaagaagaaaaaactgcAGCAATCCATGAAGGAGTCGCAGAAACAATTGGAAGTTCTGCAGAAAATGCTCAAGAAGGAATTGGACAAGAAAGAGCTGATTGATAAAGAAATCGAGACTGTGAGGAAGGAGAAAAGCTCAAAGATGTATGCCATTCAGGAGATAAACGAAGGAAGAAGTAAAATTAAGAATATGAACGAAAGAATTTCCCACATTGAGCATGTACTTAAGGAAAAATCAAGCAACTTGAAAAAATACGTTAACAAAAAAGGAACGGAAAAAGATTCCCTGAGACAGGAGATTATGAATCTCCGCAGAACTCGTGATCATCTGCTGGATCAGCGATGTATTCTGGATAAGAAAATCCGAGAGGATAAGATGCCATCATACGTTGAGGAGCGAAAGCTTGTGGAGTGCGACGAAGCGATCGAGGCAATAGACGCAGCTATCGAgctgaaaaacgaactgatctGCGGAAGAAAAAGTATCGACACAAACGAGAGTTTGCAACGCGAGAAAGGGGAACAAATGCTGATGGCACGCCTCAATAAGCTATCCTCGGACGAGATGAGAACCTTGCTGTACAAATACTTCCAGAAGGTGGTGGATCTCAAAGAAAGCAGTCGCAAACTGGAGATGCAATTTATCAGTTTGGAGCGTGAAAGAGACGCTTGGGAATGGCAGGAGAAAATTCTCACCAACACGATCCGCCAAACTCGTCTCGAGAAGGAACGATCCATCATCGCGCTGCAGAAACAACATGAAACCAAGTTGAATATCATGTTGCGACACTTCGCGGCCGATACATCGGCCTCAATCGGTAGCTCCGTTCCGGAAAATGCTCTACAACCTTACAACCCGAACGGTGAGTTCGTCATTCCAGCAAGCTCCAGCCGCTATCACCACCATCCGCTCGTGCTTGATTCGGATAGTGAGCCTGGTCACTCCCACCACGCTCACCCCCACAGCAAACATTTGGCACATTTTAAACCTGCCAGCGTTGCAACGGCTGCCGCAGCTACCGTTCAGCCACTTGTGGAGAAAGATCGCAAGAACAAACTGTTCTCGAAACTTCAAGTACTCACACGCTATCACGGGGACAAACGCAAGATTTTCCAGTCCGATATACCGCAGCAAAACTTGAAGCAGCTGCAAATATCGTCCCGCCCGTCGCTCACTAAGGTTACTCGCGAGAAGAACAAAATCATTATCCAAAGCGACAGCGCAAAGTAA